CGCTTCTACCCGCGAGTGCCCGGGACTTCCCGCGGAAGTGTGCGCGCGTTGTGCACTGGATCGCGGTGCCGGGAGCTGAGGCTTCGACCTCGAGGCGTAGATCCGGCCCTTTGCACGCTCTGGTCGTAGCAGGCGTCGCGGCCTATGCCTCGTACGTGCATCAGCGGGAGTTCGCTCTGCGGGGCGGGGCGGACGCGGTCAGCTTCGTTGTTGCCGTTGTCCGTGGAGGCACTCTTGCCGCTGGCCACGGTCGGTCTGTCGAACCCCTCGGAGCTCTGCACGCGCCGTGCTTGGAGCGCTGTGTGGTCCGCCTTTCTGCTGGAGATTGCGGTCTCGCCGGCCGCGAACGTCGCGGCGGCACCGGCTTTGCAGTGCAAGCCCGTGCCCCGAGCCCAACTTCTCTCCCTGCCGCGTGATGGCGGGCTCGACCATGTCGTCATCGACGTAGCAGCCCAGACGTGGGCCTGCGTTGCCCAGGACGCGGGCGGACAGTGGTCGGTCCGGCATGGCAACGCCTGTCCTGGGGCTGACCTTCCGGTCGTACAGACCCAAAAGACCTGGAAGCGCCGACCCGCCGCGGGTGTCCCAACGGGTCGGCGGTTCTCTGTGTCCGGTGGACTTACTTGAGGTCGAGGGTCTGGGTGATGTTGGTGGGCTTGGCAGGGTCGTCCGGCCTCTTGATGGTGAAGTTCTTGTGGTAGGTCTGCGTGTCGTCGTTGTCGTCCAGGCACGTGACCGTGGCGGTGGCGGCCAGACCCTTCGGCAGCTTCGGAATCTTCGTGAAGGTCAGCGAGTAGTCCTCTTTCTCGTCCTCGCCGGAGAGAGTGTCCGTCTTGGCGGGCTTCCCCTTGGGCGTTATCGACACCTCGGTCACCGATGCATCCGCGAACCGCTCGCAGCTCGCGGTTCCCGCGACGACGACCTTGTTCTTCGCTGGATCGGCTTGCGCGGTGCCGGTCGCTGTCGCGGGAACCGCGACCACCAGCGCGGCCACGGCCGTGGCGGAGGCGAGCCTTCTTGTCCTTCTGCTGAGATCCCGCATTGCAGTCTCCACTCGCGTTGCTTTGCTCCAGGCCGCGTTGGCGAGGACGTCCACATCGAGATGCCTGCTTGCTCTCTCGTCGTGTGCGGTGTGCCCGTCGCGTGGGTTGATGCGCCTGTGCGTTGCGTGCGGCCGGTCTGCTGCGCACGGGGGCGCCGAGTGTCAATCGGGCCGGTGCGATCCGGCCTCCGGCGCCTGTGGATCTGTTTGCCGACTGCAACCTGTGCGGCTGTGGCGCCTGTTATTCGACCGTAGCGAGAGCCTGGTGGCGTGTCCACTTATGGGCTAATTAATGCGATTGAGTCTTCAACTGGGCGGATGGTTACGGGCGTAGGTGTGCGGCGAGGGCAGCCGTCGCCGCGCACTCCATCGTTGGGTCGGTCACGGCAGGATCGACAACGCCCCGCAGTTCGACTTCGCCGGTTTGCCGGATAAGCGGTCCGTCAGCCAGGTCACCGCGCTGCCCTGGTCCGCGAGGAGTGGAGTGAAGTGGTTGAAGGGAGGAGCACCGGTCTGTACGGTGACGTCTGCGCCCTTCTCGCACCAGTCAGCGGCCAGGCGGCGGGCCTGGGCGTGGGGCACCAGGTTGTCGCTGAGCCTGTCGCTATGCGGATGGGGGGCGATGGCTTGAGCGTGCCGATGCGCTGGCCGGCCAGGAAGGTCTGGAAGGCCTGCCAGACGCTTCACAGGAGGTTCGCCATGCCCGCACGCAGACGGCTCCTGGCCGCAGCAGTCACCGCTGCGACTTGTCTGAGCGCCCAGGCACTTCTGCTGGGGTGCTGGCTCTGCCGGCTGGGGTGGGATGGTGTCCCGCGTGATGGTGTACTTGATCAGCTGGTGGGAGTGCGCGGGTATCTGCCCGGGGCGCACTTCAGCTGGTGAGCGCCGCTCCCTGATCCTGGGGCGGGCCACCGCGTAACTCTCGTTGGTGACAGTGCAGTTCACCCACGAGGAGAGGACGCGATGGCCCTGTCCCAGTCTGAGCTGATACGTCTGCTGGAGTCACTGCGTTCGGCCGAGGGACTCGAACTCGTCCGCAGTATCGCCGAGCGGATCATGCAGGAACTGATCGAGGCCGAGGTCACGGCGAAGATCGGCGCTGAGGGCGACTCTGCCCACGTCCAGGGCCCGCTCCAGGGCCGGGAACATGCTGTTCAACAGGCATTTGAGTCGGTTGAGCGCGCGAGTTCGGTCCTCGACCAGGTCGGATCGGCGCTCGGTCAGCAACCGCAGTTCGATGGCTGCCTCGTCACCTGGGCGAATCGGCTGCAGGTCCCGGCGCATACGGGCCTGGTCGGCGATCACCTTCGCATCCCGGGCGTCCGTCTTGCCCTCGCGGCGGTAGCTGTCGGTGGCGCGGTTCACCGCGATGCCGGGGATGTAGACGAGTTCCTGCCCGTGGGCGATCAACAGCTCGATCAAGAGGGCGGGTTCACCACCGGTCATGTCCATTGCCCAGGTCACACGGTCACCGTCGACGAGGTCGAGAACGTCGCCGATCAGCGCCAACAGCTCGGGTTCGTCGTTGGCCACCCGGCGCGACAGCAGCGTGTCGCCCTCGGCGTCCAGGACGAGGCAGTGGTGGTGGGTCTTGCCGCAGTCGGTACCCGCCCATATCCGGCTCATCGCACTCCATCAGGTCGTTCCTGGCTGACTTACCACGGACGACTTCGCCGGCATTGCTCTACACAGCGACAGATTCGCACTTCCCAATCGGCGGCCGAGTCGTCGTGGGGATCCGAGCGGCCAAGCATTTCGAGCCACGACCGGCAGCACGACGACAGCCACACCCCGATCCCCTGGGTGCCACAACCCTACGAACGGCTGGGGCGGACCCAGGAAGGAAGGTAGAGCACGACGAGGGGATCGCCTTCCCCGCCGCTACCTGCCCGAAGGCAGCATGGACCAGCTCTACCCCGAACTCCCCGAAAGCGCCCGGGCGCTACCCAACACCCCGAACACGCCCACCAGTTGAACGCCTACACCATCACGTGGGACACAACCCTTCGAACCGCCCGCAGAGAGGCTGTTCCGTCGGGTTCCCGTCCGCGTCGAACCGCTCAGGCCGGTCATCGACCCCATGCTCGCGGACCGGCTGACCCGAAAACAGATCTGGGTCCGGCTGATCGACGAACACGACATCGTCCTCCGGTTCGATCGCGTCACGAACTACGCCAAGGAGTGGCACCTCACGCGCAACCGCGTTGAGCACGCACCCCCACTCCAATTCCCCCACTAGACCAGCAAGAGTGACCCAGGTCACTCATACTTCGCTGACATCGCTCAATCTTCGCTGCGAGAGGTCAGCAAGGAGGAGCCGTGAATTTGGCCGACACGCTCCGCGCCATGGGAATCGACCCGACCCGTCTCGACCCGGCGCCGCCCGGCCCGGCCCGCATGCCGGGAGCTCGACGCCGCCGGGGGCGGGGAGAGGCTTCGTCCTAGCGCTCTGGATAGTCGAGTTCCTGGGCACGTTTGGCAGCGTCCAGGGCGTCCCCCTGCTGACGCCACGTTGCGGCTTCCTCTGGCCGACCGAGTTTCTCGAGAACGTAGGCCCGGTGCCAGGCGCCTGCTGGTTCGCCTGCTTCTGCGAGTTGTTTCCAGCACTCTGCGGCTTCTTCCAGGCGGCCCTGCCTCAGGAGGAAGTCGCCCAGGGAGTCACGGGCAGAAAGGCCGATCCCGCCAGGTTCATCCGTGGCTCTGCGGTACCAGTCCTCCGCTTCGGAGGCCCGTCCCATCTCGTCAAGAACGCCAGCGAGGTTCAACGGCGCCCAGGGATCGCCGGTTTCCACAGCTTTCCGGAGCCAGCACTCGCGCTCATCTTGGTCCGCAGCGTACGCATGCATGCTCTGGATCGCTGGGATCCAGCCCGCCTGGGCGGCCCGCCTGCACCAGGACGCCGCCGTGAGGTCGTGGTCCTGGCCGTGCGGAGTCGCGTTCACTGCCCGGTCATGGTGAACCCAGGTCAGGGAGTACATGGCTTCGGCATCACCGGCCTCCGCGGCGGCGAGCAACCACTTCTCGGCTGGAACGTTGCCTTCGCTCCCGGTTTGGTAGAGGTACTGTCCGAGCCGATTCATCGCGGCTACGTCGCCGGCCTCAGCAGCCGGCTCGACCCACGGCTCCAAGGGCTCCGGACGCTTCGGTATCGCCACCTGGTCTCCATCTCGACCTCGTCACCCGGGACTTCACTGATCGCAGTATCCCAACCGACTGCGAGCACCGCCGAACAGGCACATCTCCTTACGGGCAGACCGGGCCCCGGGTCCCGGATTCGGGGGCGAGACATCCATTCGCCTCTGGCGGACGAACGCGCAGGATTCCGTGTCAGACGACAGACGGCCAGCGCACCGTGACGACGACAGAATCTTCTTCGGCCTGTCACGAATGATCTATCCCAGGCCCCCACACCACATAGTCGCCTTGCTTCTCCAACGTGACGCTACCCACGCTGAGGTCGAGTCGGAACTTACCGCTCACGAGCAGGAGCATGGCAGTCCGCTGATCATCAGCTACCCAGTCTGGCCACTGCTGACCGGCAGGGTGGATGCCCCACTTCACTTCTAGCGCCCCCGTCTGGCGCACTGCGAGGGGAGGGACAGCACCCTGCGGACGCCCTCGACCAGGAGGCTATTCCGCTGACGCAAACGGCCCCGGACGAGGAGTCCGAGGCCGATCAGAACGCCTCCCTGAGGGAGAAACCCCAGCTCAGCGGCGTCATGCGTCGTTCCCCCGGCAGGATTCGAACCTGCGACACCCGCTAGGAGTGGGCTCGAATCCTTGCCCGGTGGTGTTCGTTCATGCCGGGTGCTGCTGTGCGCGCAGGTCAGAAGCACCCGGCATGATTCCTGATCCGGCTCGTGGCGGCTGTTGCTCGGTCATCCGCTCACGCATTGCTCACGCGGGGCATGCTCAGCCAAGGGGCACCGTATCCCCGCAGCGCCTCTGTCAATGAGCACGGTGAGTGCCACTCCAGCTCGAAGGAGCACCAGGGCTCCGGCGTGGCTCCCAGCAGAGGCGGCGATCATGGATCCGGCCGCGGTGTGGGGCCGCGCGGAGTCGCGAAGGGGCGCGCGCCTTGCCTGCGTCGTGTGCTCGGCGCACGCTGGTCGTATGGGTGCTCACGACGGTGGCCCTACGCTCATCACTTCCGTGCAGCGGGCCTTCCGACTGCTGGAGGCGGTGAGCACGCACGAGAACGGCGCGCCGGCGAAGCAACTGGCGCGTGAGACGGGACTGCCCCTGGCCACCGCCTATCACCTGCTGCGGACGCTGGTCCACGACGGATACGTACGGAAGCTGGATGACGGCGGGTTCGTCCTGGGCGACAAGCTGCAGACGCTGCACACCACGGGCCGCGGGCAGGCGCTGCTCAGCCGTGTCCGTCCCACGCTCGCCGCTCTGCGGGACGAGCTCGCGACCGCCGCGTACCTCACCTTCTACGAGGAGGGCGAGATCCGGGTCGCCGAGATCGTCGACGGCCCCCAGGCGCCCCGTGTCGACCTCTGGGTGGGATTCGAGGACGCGGGGCACGCCACCGCGCTGGGCAAGTCCGTGCTGCGAGAACTGGACGACGAGGCCCGCAAGGACTACCTCTCCCGGCACAACCTCGCCGACCTCACACCACGGACCATCACCAGCCGTCCGGAGCTGCTCCGGCAACTCGACTCCTCACCCGTGGCCCCGGCCGTCACGGACCTGGAGGAGTATGCCCTCGGTACGGTCTGTGTCGCCGTGCCCGTCTACAGCGGGGACACACTCGGCTCGCTCGGCGTCTCGCTGCGGGCGGACCGGCTCTCCCGACTCGAGGAGATTCTGGAGCGGCTGATCCCGACCGCGAGTCGCGTGACCAGGGGCCTCTCGCTCACTATCTGAAAATCCTCTCCTTGTGGCGCCCGGACCGAACCTCTTTCCTGGATGAAAGAGACATTTCGGGAGTGCGCCCCGCGCGCAGGTGAGGACTACGGACGAAGCATGAGTCACGCCCGAGACCGTGGTGGCGACCACGGGCCGATGCGGCCGTTCAGGAACCAAGCGGCCGGTGCCGGGTCGGCGGCCCGGAAGCGTGCCGCCGTACGGTTGGCCGCCGGTACACCCGTACTGCCCGTGCTGATCGTCTCCGTCGTCGTGCTCATCGATGTCGCGTGCGGAGCAGGGACGATCTGGCTGCCACTGCTCGCGGCCGGGCCCGCGCTGGCCGCCACCACCGGCGGGCCGCGCGGAGTCCTCTGTGTCGGCCTTCTCGCCGCGGTGCTGGGCGCGACGCTCGGAACCAGGGACGGTGTTCCGGGACATGAGCTGACGGCCGTACTGTCCGCCCTGGCGGCCGTCACGCTGGCAAGTGGCCTCGCCAGCGCGCTGCGCGGGCGTCGTGAACGGGTGCTCGCGGCCGTCCGCTCGGTCGCGGAGGCCGCCCAGCATGCGCTCCTCAAGCCCGTACCGGCGGCTGTCGGCCCGTTCCAGGTGGCCGTCCGCTACAGCGCCGCGGCGGCGGAGGCCCGTATCGGCGGGGATCTCTATGCGCTGGTGCCCACCCCGTACGGGGTCAGGCTGATCGTCGGCGATGTGCGCGGCAAGGGGCTGCCGGCCGTGGGGACCGCCGCACTCGTACTCGGTGTCTTCCGTGAGGCCGCCTACGACGAGCCCGATCTCCTCGCCGTCGTCGGCAGGATCGAGCGGAGCCTGGCGCGCAACCTCGGTTGCGACGACTTCGTCACCGCCGTGGTCGCCGGGTACCCGCAGGCAGGCCATCTGGAGGTGGTCAACTGTGGACACGCGCCTCCGCTGCTGGTGCGCGAATCCGGCACCGTCGTGACGGTGGAGCCTGCCCATCCGGCCCCGCCCCTCGGGCTGCGCGCCCTCACGGACGAGACCCCCAGCCTCCAGGTGCTGCCTTTCGCCGACGGGGATCAACTGCTGCTCTACACCGATGGGGTTACCGAGGCCCGCAACCACCGCCGTGAGTTCTACCCGCTCGCCGAAGGGCTGGCCCGCCACTTGTCCGACGAGCCGGCCGGCACCCTCACCGCGCTCCATGACGAACTGCTGGCGCATGTGGGCGGCCGACTGCACGACGATGCGGCGCTGCTCCTGCTCCGCAAGCCGGCTGTTCCCGAAGCGACCACTCCCGCAGCCGAAGCCGCCGTTTTCGAAGCGGCGTCGGACGCCGGTCGCGGCAGCGGCTCACGCTCCGTCTCGTCCCGATGCCGGTCCTCTGCTGCGGGCGCGGGCGCGGGCGACGGAAGCCAGGCTGCCGAGAAGCCCGAAGGAGCGGCGGACCTAGGTATCCCCTTCGCCGCCTTCTCGGGAGAATTTTCGGGACCTGGCGATTCGTCCGCTGACGCAAACGGCCCCGGACGAGGAGTCCGAGGCCGATCAGAATGCCTCCCTGAGGGGAGAAACCCCAGGTCAGCGGCTTAATGCGTTGTGCCCCCGGCAGGATTCGAAACTGCGACACCCGCTTTAGGGGGTTTTAGGAGTTCGATCCGTCCCAGGCACGGTGGGGCCTTCTCGCGTGCACCGGGGACATGGGCGACTGCCGACAGTTGCGGCTGTTCGTCGCTGTTGATGTCAGTGTTGGATGTCAGTGGAACAGCTCTGGTACGGGGCAGGCCTCCAGCGGCTCATCCGGCCGATCGGCCCAGTTCCACCAGACGTGCCGCCCGGTGCACTTCCACAACGCGCGGCAGGCGCGCCGTTTGTCGTCTTCCCGGGCGGAGAGTACGAAGCCACCGGGCTTCATGGGCTGACTGCACTCGGGACAGGCCGGGGTGTCGCTGGTCATGTGGCGCACCCTATTGGAGAGCGACTGCGGCTCCGTGCTGGGATGCGTACGCTGCCGAAGGCCGGAACCTCAGCTCACGAAAGTCAGCAACGACGGTGGGTCAGCCGACAGATCAGGCGCGCGTGTGCCTCGCTAAGCCCCGACCGGCCTCAGCCACGCTGCCGGGGCCGTCGACCAGAGCAAGCCATGAGGGCCAACCCGTGACGACGGCGCAGGAGCCCTCAGCTTGGGAAGCCACGGCGCTTGGGCGGCCATAGAGCCGCTGACCTGTGGGGATGAGTCGAGTCGATGGTGTTGCGTGCGTTTGATCGCACCGCTGTTGACCGTGCTGATGAGGATCTTTGGAATCGGCCAGGGTCGCTCTTCCCTTCACATCGTTGGATCTTGAAATGAGTGAAGAGGGCTCTGCGCTTGGCTCAGCTGGTTCGTTGTCCATCTCTGGGAGCGCTTCGCCAGTGCACACCCCTGCGAAGCCCCCTGACTGGCTCACTCGTCGGCTTCTGGGCCGAACCGGCTGGAGTGCCTGGCCGGTGACGTTCGCTTCGTGCCCCTGGGCCGGCTGAGCAGACCCGAGACCGCCGACCCGGGGCTTCGTCGTCGGTGGCCGTGGCGGCCCGGCTCGGTGTGGACCTTGGCGGGCTGGATGGGGTGAGGGCCCTTCGTGTGAGAATGCGGGTGCCTTCGCCCTGCCGTATCTGTTCCGCTGCTGCGCCGCGATCCATCGAGGTTTCCATGTCCAAGCCCGTCGTCCGTGAACCGTTGCGTCGCAATTCGCGGGCGAACCGGGCGCGCATCCTGGCCACGGCCCGTAAGGAGTTGGGCCGGAACCCGGACGTCACGCTGGAGGAGCTGGCGCGAGCCGCGGGTGTCGTACGGCGCACCTTGTTCGGTCACTTCCCCGGGCGGGCGGCGCTGCTGGAAGCCCTCGCCGAGGAAGCCTCCGAAACGCTTCGGCTCGCCGTGGCGGCCGGTGTCGAACGCGAGAAGGAGAATTCGGCCGAGTGGGCTCTTGCCCGCCTCGTGTTCTCGATGTGGCCCGTGGGGGACCGGTACCGCCTGCTGCTGGCGCTGGCCAGGCGTGATCTCGGTGTGGAGCGGGTGGCCGAGGTACTGGCACCGGCTCGTACGGAGACGACGGCCGTACTGGAGCGCGGGCAGCGGGACGGCGTCTTCCAGTCGCATCTGCCGGCCGCTGTGTTGAGCGCCGGGCTGGAAGCGATGACGGTCGCGCTGCTGGAGGCGGTCAACACAGGGGCACTGGAGGACGACGGCGGGATCCGGGTCGCCCTCACCACGCTCATCGCGGCCGGGGTGCCGGAGGAGCGGGCGCGTGTCGTGGTCGAGGCTGTCGCGTCGTCGACTGCGATCGCGGAGTCCGTGGTCGACGACTGAGCCGTCGTCGTCGCCGTCGTGCCTGGCGCCCGCGTGGTCCTGTCTGCCTCGGTGCTCCGTGTCGTGCCGTGCCGTCCGGTGCCGTGCAGTGCCGGGCCGGAGTTGTCTGCTGCCCTGTCTCGTTCGGGCGGAGTCCCAGGTGTCGGCCGGAGCGTGAGCCGTGACGAGGGTCTCACGTTCCGGTCTCCCGGCGGGCAAGATAGTTGCCCGTCAATGTGCAATTATTTTTGCTGTGCTCCTGGCTTCGTGGGCGGCCCGGCTGCCGCGTCATGGACTTTCGACTTTCGATGGAGAAGCGCAGTGAACCTCGGCGGACCAGACGACCTGACCCTTCCCCACCAGGGTCACCCGGTGGCCCTCCTCGGTGGCCGGTACGAGCTGCGTCACCTGCTCGGCTCCGGCGGTATGGCCGAGGTGTATCTCGCGCACGACTTTCGGCTCGACCGCGGCGTGGCCGTGAAAACCCTGCGCGGCGACCTCGCCCACGAACCGGCGCTCCAGGAACGGTTCCGGAGGGAGGCGCAGTCCACCGCGTCGCTCAACCATCCCGCCATCGCGGCGGTGTACGACACGGGGGAGAACGTGGCGTACGGCGCCCAGTTGCCGTACCTCGTGATGGAGTACGTCGACGGGACCACCCTGCGCGACGCCCTGCACTCCGGGCCGCCGATGACCGTCGAACGAGCCCTGGAGGTGACGGCCGGAGTTCTGCGGGCCCTCGCCCACTCGCATCAGCACGGCATCGTGCACCGGGACATCAAACCGGCCAATGTCATGCTGACCTGGGCCGGAGATGTCAAGGTCATGGACTTCGGGATCGCCCGGGACGCTCGGGACGTCGGCATGACGCAGACGTCGGTCGTGATCGGGACCGCCCAGTACCTCTCGCCGGAACAGGCGATGGGACGGGAGACCGACGCGCGGTCCGACCTGTACTCCATCGGCTGCCTGCTGTACGAACTGCTGACCTTCCGCACGCCGTTCACCGGCGAGACGCCGATGGCGGTGATGTACCAGCACATCCAGGAGGTCCCGCGTCCGCCGAGCCTGTACAACCCCGAGGCCGGCCCCCAGGTGGACGCGATCGTCCTGCGTGCCCTGGAGAAGGACCCCGCATACCGCTATCAGTCGGCCGAGCAGATGCTTGCCGACGTCGAGGCGTACCTGGGTACGGGCCTGCTCGTGTCGGGCGCCGAACTTCCGCCGGTGGAGGGCGACTTCCCGTACGACGACACCGGCCCGGAAGCGGAGAGCGGCCGGCGCAGAGGAACCGTCGTGCTGATCACGGCGGGCGTGGCCGTCGCCGTCCTGGCGCTGGTCATGGGCTGGTTCATGTTCGGACGTGGTGCGGCCGACGACGGCAAGGTCGGTGTACCCGACCTCGTGGGCCAGACCCTGGAGGAGGCCCGGCGTACGGCCGAGAACGTCGAACTCACCGTCACCGTCGACAAGCGGGAGCCGTGCGCCGCCCAGCCCAAGGGTCACATCTGCGAGCAGAGCCCCGTGGAAGGGGAACTCGCCAAGGGCGAGGCGGTCTCGGTCACCGTCTCCACCGGGGCGCCCAAGGTCGAGGTGCCGGACGTGACGGACAAGGACGAGGACGACGCGTCCCGGATCCTGGAGGACAAGGGCTTCAAGGTGAAGCTGCGGCACGTCGAATCCGACACCGAGGATCCCGGAACCGTTCTCAAGCAGGACCCGGAAGGCGGCGAGAAGGCCGAGAAGGGCACCGAGATCACCCTCGCGGTGGCCAAGGAGGCGGCGAAGGCCACGGTCCCGGACCTCAGCGGTGCGACGGTGAACGAGGCCCGGAAGCTGCTGGCCGCCCAGGACCTGAAACTCGGCAGCACGACCGAGGTCGAGAGCGATGCCGAGTCGGGGACCGTGCTGGGACAGAGCGTCGCTTCCGGTGACGAGGTCGAGCCGGGTACGGCGATCGACGTCAAGGTCGCCAAGGCCGTGCAGACCGTCCAGATCCCCACCGACATCGTCGGCAGGACGCTTGCCGAGGTCCAGGACGAACTGGGTGCGCTCGGCCTCCAGGTCACTGTTGCCACCGGGTACTCCCAGGCGTCCGACGCGGTGGTGACGTCGAGCACCCCGGCCGCGGGGAGTGAGGTGGGGTCGGGAAGCACAGTGGTCGTTGTCACCCAGGCCCCCGTCACAGGCGAGTCGGACGAGGGCGCGGCGACGGGCGGAGATACGGGCGGTGACACGAGTGGTGACACGGGCGGTGACACGGAAACCGCGGAACCTCAGTTGCTGCCGGTCCCCCCGATCCCGGGATGATCCCCGGCCCGGTGGACGCCCGTCGGCAACGTGCGGCTCTCAGTCGCCGGAACGTTGCCGGAACGCCGGTAGATCGCGCCCATGAAGATCGAGACGAGGGCGTCCCCGCAGTCCGAGCGGGCCTGTTCGAACTTCGGCGTCGAGGCCGCGTAGGCGTCGCCGTCCATGCCCGCCACAGTGATGGACCCGGTATGCACCGGCCCCGGCACAGCACCGCGACGGTGACACCGGTGGCCGTCGGCTCCGCGCGCACGTCCTAGCTGTAGATCTGTACGAACGCTTTCGTCCCGGCGTATCGGGCCTGGCCCGGCTGTGGGAGGAAGCCGCTGACGGAGCCGAGGTCGAGGATCGCGCCGCGCCCCCGCGGCGGAATCTGCTGCACCGCCCGGGTGGTCAGGTCGATGACTGTCTCGACGATGACCCGCACCTGCGCGATCTCGGCGTCAAGGGGTGAGTGGATCACCGCGTCGACGGTGCCGATGCCGGCGTTGTCGACCAGGACGTCCACCGTCAGCCCGCGCTCGGCGACCGTGTCGAACAGCCGCGCCCGTTGCCCGGCGACACGGTGTTGATCAGGTCTCCGCCGTGTCGAGTGACCGTGCTTGCGTGTCGACAGACCGGGACGGGCGCAACTCCCGACAGCGGAAGGACGGTGCCGGCTGTCCCCTCCCGGCACCGTCCATGGCCGTGCGCTGCTCAAGGCACGGCCCGCTCTGAGGTGGTGGCCGCTCAGACGGCGCCCGTGCGCGCCTCTTGCCCGTCCTGTGAGTCCTGCGTCTCCTGCGTCTCCTGCGCATCCTCCGGCCGGTGCTTGTCCGCCTTCCGGCGGCCGGGCAGCACCGCGAGGACGACCATCGTTCCGGCGGCCATGATGATCCCGCCGATCAGGCTGGTCTGGGCGATGCTGTGGGCGAAGGACTCGTGGACGGCGTCGACCAGCGCCTGTGCCTGCTGCGCCCCGCCCGCCGGGTTCTTCGCGACCTCCTCGGCCACGGCCAGGCCGCTACCCACGGAGTCCCTGGCTGTTTCCAGCGCCGCGGCGGGGAGGTGGCCGCCGACCAGGTCGGTCAGCTCGTCCCGGTACGCCGTGCCGAGCAGGGAGCCGAGCAGCGCGATGCCGAGAGAGCCGCCCAGTTCCACCGAGGTGTCGTTGGCGCCGCCGCCGACGCCCAGCTCGGCCTCGGGGAAGGAGCCCATGATGGTGTCGGTGGCGGGGGAGACGCTCAGGCCGATGGCGAAGCCCAGCATCATCATCGGGGCCAGGAAATCGGTGTACGTCGAGCCCTTGTCGACCTGGGTAAGCAGAAAGACGCCGGCCGTGCCGATGACCATGCCGGTCACCACCATCAGCTTGACCCCCAGCTTCGGGGTCAGGCGTCCCGTCACCGTGGCGCCGAGGACGACGGCACCGGCCAGCGGCAGCAGTCGTACGCCGGTCTCCAGGGCGTCGTAGCCGAGGATGAACTGCAGGTACTGGG
Above is a genomic segment from Streptomyces sp. R21 containing:
- a CDS encoding SDR family NAD(P)-dependent oxidoreductase encodes the protein MPGGDSRHRPSAVGSCARPGLSTRKHGHSTRRRPDQHRVAGQRARLFDTVAERGLTVDVLVDNAGIGTVDAVIHSPLDAEIAQVRVIVETVIDLTTRAVQQIPPRGRGAILDLGSVSGFLPQPGQARYAGTKAFVQIYS
- a CDS encoding PASTA domain-containing protein — its product is MNLGGPDDLTLPHQGHPVALLGGRYELRHLLGSGGMAEVYLAHDFRLDRGVAVKTLRGDLAHEPALQERFRREAQSTASLNHPAIAAVYDTGENVAYGAQLPYLVMEYVDGTTLRDALHSGPPMTVERALEVTAGVLRALAHSHQHGIVHRDIKPANVMLTWAGDVKVMDFGIARDARDVGMTQTSVVIGTAQYLSPEQAMGRETDARSDLYSIGCLLYELLTFRTPFTGETPMAVMYQHIQEVPRPPSLYNPEAGPQVDAIVLRALEKDPAYRYQSAEQMLADVEAYLGTGLLVSGAELPPVEGDFPYDDTGPEAESGRRRGTVVLITAGVAVAVLALVMGWFMFGRGAADDGKVGVPDLVGQTLEEARRTAENVELTVTVDKREPCAAQPKGHICEQSPVEGELAKGEAVSVTVSTGAPKVEVPDVTDKDEDDASRILEDKGFKVKLRHVESDTEDPGTVLKQDPEGGEKAEKGTEITLAVAKEAAKATVPDLSGATVNEARKLLAAQDLKLGSTTEVESDAESGTVLGQSVASGDEVEPGTAIDVKVAKAVQTVQIPTDIVGRTLAEVQDELGALGLQVTVATGYSQASDAVVTSSTPAAGSEVGSGSTVVVVTQAPVTGESDEGAATGGDTGGDTSGDTGGDTETAEPQLLPVPPIPG
- a CDS encoding IclR family transcriptional regulator, yielding MGAHDGGPTLITSVQRAFRLLEAVSTHENGAPAKQLARETGLPLATAYHLLRTLVHDGYVRKLDDGGFVLGDKLQTLHTTGRGQALLSRVRPTLAALRDELATAAYLTFYEEGEIRVAEIVDGPQAPRVDLWVGFEDAGHATALGKSVLRELDDEARKDYLSRHNLADLTPRTITSRPELLRQLDSSPVAPAVTDLEEYALGTVCVAVPVYSGDTLGSLGVSLRADRLSRLEEILERLIPTASRVTRGLSLTI
- a CDS encoding dehydrogenase; translation: MTSDTPACPECSQPMKPGGFVLSAREDDKRRACRALWKCTGRHVWWNWADRPDEPLEACPVPELFH
- a CDS encoding TetR family transcriptional regulator; the encoded protein is MSKPVVREPLRRNSRANRARILATARKELGRNPDVTLEELARAAGVVRRTLFGHFPGRAALLEALAEEASETLRLAVAAGVEREKENSAEWALARLVFSMWPVGDRYRLLLALARRDLGVERVAEVLAPARTETTAVLERGQRDGVFQSHLPAAVLSAGLEAMTVALLEAVNTGALEDDGGIRVALTTLIAAGVPEERARVVVEAVASSTAIAESVVDD